Proteins encoded in a region of the Zea mays cultivar B73 chromosome 4, Zm-B73-REFERENCE-NAM-5.0, whole genome shotgun sequence genome:
- the LOC100192114 gene encoding Anthocyanidin-3-O-glucoside rhamnosyltransferase-like precursor has product MHLLMLPWLAFGHIVPFVQLARRLLSSTSSSVRVTFLTAAGNVPRVEAMLSSPSSTGEAAVVVPLRLPHVPGLPEDAASTADLSPEGAELLKAALDAARPQVAALLAELRPDAVLLDFATPWAAEDAAALGAKSLRFSVFSAVAGAYLSVPARRPDAAGQLPSARDLMSAPAGFPGSSPLAAAGVPAYQAADFTYMFTSFGGQPCVHERVVAGIRACDGLVLKTCAEMEGAYIDYLAAQFRKPVLVAGPLVPGPPAGDLDDHWATWLSAFPDGAVVFASFGSETFLPPAAATELLLGLEATGRPFLAVLNSPDGAVPPPGFAERVSGRGLVHAGWVPQQHILRHRSVGCYLTHAGFSSVVEGLVAGCRLVLLPMKGDQFLNAALFARELRVGVEVARRDDDGWFGRQDVCDAIAAAVADVGERDARKWADFLTDDGVQGRFADEFVRQLRELVGAASS; this is encoded by the coding sequence ATGCACCTGCTGATGCTCCCTTGGCTCGCCTTCGGCCACATCGTGCCGTTCGTGCAGCTGGCGCGGAGGCTGctgtcctccacctcctcctccgtccgcGTCACGTTCCTCACGGCCGCTGGCAACGTCCCGCGCGTCGAGGCCATGCTGTCCTCTCCCTCGTCCACCGGCGAGGCGGCCGTCGTCGTGCCGCTGCGCCTGCCCCACGTGCCGGGGCTGCCCGAGGACGCCGCCAGCACGGCGGACCTCTCGCCCGAGGGCGCCGAGCTTCTTAAGGCCGCGCTGGACGCTGCCCGGCCGCAGGTGGCCGCGCTGCTGGCCGAGCTCCGCCCGGACGCCGTGCTGCTCGACTTCGCCACCCCGTGGGCCGCCGAGGACGCCGCGGCGCTGGGCGCCAAGTCGCTCCGGTTCAGCGTCTTCTCCGCCGTCGCAGGCGCCTACCTCTCCGTCCCCGCGCGCCGCCCCGACGCGGCGGGCCAGCTGCCGTCGGCGCGCGACCTCATGTCCGCCCCTGCCGGCTTCCCCGGCTCCTCCCCGCTCGCCGCCGCCGGCGTCCCGGCGTACCAGGCAGCCGACTTCACCTACATGTTCACCAGCTTCGGCGGCCAGCCCTGCGTCCACGAACGCGTGGTGGCCGGCATCCGGGCCTGCGACGGCCTCGTGCTCAAGACCTGCGCCGAGATGGAGGGTGCCTACATCGACTACCTCGCCGCGCAGTTTCGCAAGCCCGTGCTCGTGGCGGGGCCGCTGGTGCCTGGCCCGCCGGCGGGAGATCTCGACGACCACTGGGCCACCTGGTTGTCCGCGTTCCCGGACGGCGCCGTCGTCTTCGCCTCGTTCGGCAGCGAGACGTTCCTGCCGCCAGCCGCGGCCACGGAGCTGCTCCTGGGGCTCGAGGCCACGGGTCGCCCGTTCCTCGCCGTGCTCAACTCCCCGGACGGCGCCGTCCCGCCGCCGGGGTTCGCGGAGAGGGTGTCGGGGAGAGGGCTCGTTCATGCCGGGTGGGTGCCGCAGCAGCACATCCTGCGCCACCGGAGCGTGGGGTGCTACCTCACCCACGCCGGCTTCAGCTCCGTCGTGGAGGGCCTCGTCGCCGGCTGCCGCCTCGTACTGCTGCCCATGAAGGGCGACCAGTTCCTCAACGCGGCGCTGTTCGCGCGCGAGCTCCGCGTGGGCGTGGAGGTGGCGCGCCGCGACGACGACGGCTGGTTCGGGCGCCAGGACGTGTGCGACGCGATCGCCGCAGCGGTGGCGGACGTGGGGGAAAGGGACGCCAGGAAGTGGGCCGACTTTTTGACGGACGACGGCGTGCAAGGGAGGTTCGCCGACGAGTTCGTCCGGCAGCTCAGGGAGCTCGTCGGCGCGGCCTCCAGTTGA